A part of Variovorax sp. HW608 genomic DNA contains:
- a CDS encoding cystathionine beta-lyase produces MPTKPITDLIHHPYVPPAKFGSPQVGVYKASTVFFADVAAMRARDWKTKAGYTYGLHGTPTTFTLEERLATLEGGAECLLVPSGLAAISLVSFALLKTGDEVLIPDNAYGPNKALANGELANFGITHRLYDAMNPADLAAKISDRTKLVWVEAAGSVTMEFPDLPALAKVCRTRGVIVALDNTWGAGLAFAPFDFNGSGQGVDISVQALTKYPSGGGDVLMGSVTTRDERLHRAIKLTHMRMGWGIGVGDVETVLRSLPSIALRYAAHDRSARELALWLQDRAEIAQVLHPALEGSPGHSNWLRLCGATDLAAGLFSVVLDARYGTEQVDRFCDSLSLFKLGYSWGGPISLVVPYDIGLMRDPSVAPWPHKGTLVRFSVGLEDVDDLRADLEQALAAL; encoded by the coding sequence ATGCCCACGAAGCCCATCACCGACCTGATCCACCATCCTTATGTGCCTCCCGCGAAGTTCGGCTCGCCCCAGGTGGGCGTGTACAAGGCATCGACCGTGTTCTTCGCCGACGTGGCCGCCATGCGCGCGCGGGACTGGAAGACCAAGGCGGGATACACCTACGGCCTTCACGGCACACCGACCACCTTCACGCTCGAGGAGCGGCTCGCCACGCTCGAGGGCGGCGCCGAATGCCTGCTGGTCCCCAGCGGCCTGGCCGCCATCTCGCTGGTGTCCTTCGCGCTCTTGAAGACCGGCGACGAAGTCCTGATCCCCGACAACGCCTACGGCCCGAACAAGGCGCTGGCGAACGGCGAGCTCGCCAATTTCGGCATCACCCACCGGCTGTACGACGCGATGAATCCGGCGGATCTCGCGGCCAAGATCTCCGATCGCACCAAGCTGGTCTGGGTCGAGGCGGCGGGCTCGGTCACGATGGAGTTTCCGGACCTGCCGGCGCTCGCCAAGGTCTGCCGCACGCGCGGGGTCATCGTTGCGCTCGACAACACCTGGGGCGCGGGCCTGGCCTTCGCGCCGTTCGACTTCAACGGCAGCGGGCAGGGCGTCGACATCTCGGTCCAGGCGCTGACCAAGTACCCGAGCGGTGGCGGCGACGTGCTGATGGGCAGCGTGACCACGCGCGACGAGCGCCTGCATCGCGCGATCAAGCTCACCCACATGCGCATGGGCTGGGGGATCGGCGTGGGCGATGTGGAGACGGTGCTGCGATCCCTGCCCAGCATCGCCCTGCGCTACGCGGCGCACGACCGCAGCGCGCGCGAACTGGCCCTGTGGCTGCAGGACCGCGCCGAGATCGCGCAGGTGCTCCATCCCGCGCTGGAGGGCTCGCCGGGGCATTCCAACTGGCTGCGCCTCTGCGGCGCCACCGACCTGGCCGCCGGACTGTTCTCGGTGGTCCTCGATGCGCGCTACGGCACCGAGCAGGTCGACCGCTTTTGCGACAGCCTGTCTCTTTTCAAGCTTGGCTACTCGTGGGGCGGCCCGATCAGCCTGGTCGTACCCTACGACATCGGCCTCATGCGCGACCCCAGCGTCGCGCCCTGGCCGCACAAGGGCACGCTGGTGCGCTTCTCGGTCGGCCTGGAGGACGTGGACGATCTGCGCGCCGACCTCGAACAGGCGCTCGCGGCACTCTGA
- a CDS encoding phosphoribosyltransferase, whose translation MLTEDGKHLYVSYDEYHNLIEKLAIKVYQSGWQFDTILCLARGGMRPGDVLSRIFDKPLAIMSTSSYRADAGTVQGHLDIARYITTPKGEIAGRVLLVDDLADSGHTLHAVVEMLKSSYKPISELRSAVLWTKALSTFTPDYSVEFLPTNPWIHQPFEGYDSLGAEKLVEKWSV comes from the coding sequence ATGTTGACCGAAGACGGCAAGCACCTCTACGTAAGCTACGACGAGTACCACAACCTGATCGAGAAGCTCGCGATCAAGGTGTACCAGTCGGGCTGGCAGTTCGACACCATCCTGTGCCTGGCGCGCGGCGGCATGCGGCCCGGCGACGTTCTCTCGCGCATCTTCGACAAGCCCCTGGCGATCATGTCGACCAGCTCCTACCGGGCGGACGCCGGCACGGTGCAGGGACACCTGGACATCGCGCGCTACATCACCACGCCCAAGGGCGAGATCGCGGGCCGGGTGCTGCTGGTCGATGACCTCGCGGATTCGGGCCACACGCTGCACGCGGTGGTCGAGATGCTCAAGAGCAGCTACAAGCCGATCAGCGAGCTGCGCAGCGCGGTGCTCTGGACCAAGGCGCTGTCGACTTTCACGCCCGACTATTCCGTCGAGTTCCTGCCGACGAATCCGTGGATCCACCAGCCCTTCGAGGGCTACGACTCCCTGGGCGCGGAAAAGCTCGTGGAAAAGTGGTCGGTGTAG
- a CDS encoding adenylosuccinate synthase, producing MSVTTGRNVVVVGTQWGDEGKGKLVDWLTESAQGVVRFQGGHNAGHTLVINGVKTALHLIPSGIMRPGVKCYIGNGVVLSAAKLFEEIEGLEKAGVEVRSRLRISEACPLILPFHAALDIAREAYREKGGIEKIGTTGRGIGPAYEDKIARRALRVQDLKHPERFASKLKILLELHNHVLTEVLGASPIGFDAVYDEAMRHAELLKPMMADVSRELNDAHRDGANLLFEGAQGTLLDVDHGTYPYVTSSNCVAGNAAAGSGVGPGLLHYILGITKAYCTRVGGGPFPTELDWEKPGTVGYHLSTVGAEKGVTTGRSRRCGWFDAALLKRSAQVNGLSGLCITKLDVLDGLKELKLCTGYMLDGEYTDILPMGADEIERCTPVYETLEGWSESTVGVTQYEKLPVNARLYLQRIEQVTGVPIHMVSTSPDRDHTIMMRHPYLAD from the coding sequence ATGAGCGTAACCACCGGAAGAAACGTGGTCGTCGTCGGCACCCAATGGGGCGACGAGGGCAAGGGCAAGTTGGTCGACTGGCTGACCGAGAGCGCGCAGGGGGTCGTGCGATTCCAGGGCGGCCACAACGCGGGCCACACGCTGGTCATCAACGGCGTGAAGACGGCACTGCACCTGATCCCGAGCGGCATCATGCGGCCGGGCGTCAAGTGCTACATCGGCAATGGCGTGGTGCTGTCGGCGGCCAAGCTGTTCGAGGAGATAGAGGGTCTGGAGAAAGCCGGTGTCGAGGTCCGCTCGCGCCTTCGCATCAGCGAGGCCTGCCCGCTGATCCTGCCTTTCCATGCGGCGCTCGACATCGCGCGCGAGGCGTACCGCGAAAAGGGCGGCATCGAGAAGATCGGCACCACCGGCCGCGGCATCGGCCCGGCCTATGAAGACAAGATCGCCCGCCGTGCGCTCAGGGTGCAGGACCTGAAGCATCCCGAGCGTTTCGCGAGCAAGCTCAAGATCCTGCTCGAACTGCACAACCACGTGCTCACGGAGGTGCTGGGCGCGTCACCGATCGGGTTCGATGCCGTCTACGACGAAGCCATGCGCCACGCCGAACTTCTGAAGCCCATGATGGCCGACGTGTCGCGCGAGCTCAACGACGCCCATCGCGACGGCGCCAATCTGCTGTTCGAAGGCGCGCAGGGAACGCTGCTCGACGTGGACCACGGCACGTACCCGTATGTCACCTCAAGCAACTGCGTGGCGGGCAATGCCGCAGCCGGGTCCGGCGTCGGGCCGGGCCTCTTGCACTACATCCTGGGCATCACCAAGGCCTACTGCACGCGCGTCGGCGGCGGTCCGTTCCCGACCGAGCTCGACTGGGAAAAGCCCGGCACGGTCGGCTACCACCTGAGCACCGTGGGCGCCGAGAAGGGCGTGACCACCGGGCGCAGCCGCCGCTGCGGCTGGTTCGATGCGGCGCTGCTCAAGCGCTCGGCCCAGGTCAACGGGCTCTCCGGCCTGTGCATCACCAAGCTCGACGTGCTCGACGGCCTGAAGGAACTCAAGCTCTGCACGGGCTACATGCTCGACGGCGAATACACCGACATCCTGCCCATGGGCGCGGACGAGATCGAGCGCTGCACGCCGGTCTACGAGACGCTCGAAGGCTGGAGCGAAAGCACCGTGGGCGTCACGCAATACGAGAAGCTGCCGGTCAACGCGCGGCTCTACCTGCAACGCATCGAACAGGTCACTGGCGTGCCGATCCACATGGTCTCGACCAGCCCCGACCGTGATCACACGATCATGATGCGCCACCCCTATCTCGCAGACTGA
- a CDS encoding ATP phosphoribosyltransferase regulatory subunit, with protein MSAWVLPDHIADVLPSEARHIEELRRQLLDTARAFGYELVMPPLLEHLESLLSGTGEALDLQTFKLVDQLSGRSMGLRADTTPQVARIDAHLLNRAGVTRLCYCGPVLHTRPDRPHATREPLQFGAEIYGHAGLEADTEVLRLALDCLNAAGVTGRAQAPVIVDMADARIVRSLFAGVPVDAAVIARVHAALAAKDASGLRELTADFPAQSREGLRTLVQLYGDVAVLDEAAKVLPDSAGVRAALSDLRQLAGRIDGAQVSFDLADLRGYAYYSGMRFGIYTTGASDALVRGGRYDEVGAVFGRNRPAVGFSLDVRELVGVLPAQPLRAAIRAPWSDAESLNKTIAALRSEGETVVCVLPGHDSEIDEFHCDRELVELGGQWRVQAI; from the coding sequence ATGTCCGCCTGGGTCCTTCCGGATCACATTGCCGATGTGCTGCCCTCCGAGGCGCGCCACATCGAAGAACTTCGACGCCAACTGCTCGACACCGCCCGTGCCTTCGGCTACGAGCTGGTCATGCCGCCGCTGCTGGAGCATCTCGAATCCCTCCTTTCGGGCACCGGCGAGGCGCTCGATCTCCAGACCTTCAAGCTGGTGGATCAGCTTTCCGGCCGCAGTATGGGCCTGCGGGCCGACACCACGCCGCAGGTCGCCCGCATCGATGCCCATCTGCTCAACCGGGCCGGCGTCACCCGGCTGTGCTACTGCGGCCCCGTCCTCCACACCCGGCCTGACCGCCCGCATGCGACGCGCGAACCGCTCCAGTTCGGTGCCGAGATCTACGGTCACGCCGGACTCGAAGCCGACACCGAGGTGCTTCGCCTCGCGCTCGACTGCCTGAACGCAGCCGGCGTCACCGGCCGCGCGCAGGCGCCGGTGATCGTGGACATGGCCGACGCGCGCATCGTGCGCTCGCTGTTCGCCGGCGTGCCGGTCGATGCGGCGGTGATCGCCCGGGTGCACGCGGCGCTGGCCGCCAAGGACGCCAGCGGCCTGCGCGAACTCACCGCGGACTTTCCGGCACAGTCGCGCGAAGGCCTGCGGACGCTCGTCCAGCTGTACGGCGACGTCGCCGTGCTCGACGAGGCGGCCAAGGTCCTGCCCGACAGCGCCGGCGTGCGGGCGGCGCTGTCGGACCTGCGTCAGCTCGCCGGCCGCATCGACGGCGCGCAGGTCAGCTTCGATCTGGCCGATCTCCGTGGCTACGCCTACTACAGTGGCATGCGCTTCGGCATCTACACGACCGGCGCCAGCGACGCGCTGGTGCGTGGCGGGCGCTACGACGAAGTCGGCGCCGTGTTCGGCCGCAACCGCCCGGCGGTCGGCTTCAGCCTCGACGTGCGCGAACTGGTGGGCGTGCTTCCGGCCCAGCCGCTGCGGGCGGCCATCCGTGCGCCGTGGAGCGATGCCGAATCCCTGAACAAGACCATCGCCGCGCTGCGCAGCGAGGGCGAGACCGTCGTGTGCGTGCTGCCCGGCCACGACAGCGAAATCGACGAATTCCATTGCGACCGAGAGCTCGTCGAGCTGGGCGGCCAATGGCGCGTGCAAGCCATCTGA
- a CDS encoding DUF2065 domain-containing protein, giving the protein MDSDTFWNAIALVLVIEGLLPLFSPGGWRKGFGQLMQLRDGQLRFFGLCSIVLGLFLLWLLA; this is encoded by the coding sequence ATGGACTCCGATACCTTCTGGAACGCCATCGCGCTGGTGCTGGTGATCGAAGGGCTGCTGCCGCTCTTCTCGCCCGGCGGATGGCGAAAGGGCTTCGGCCAGCTCATGCAGCTGCGGGACGGACAGCTCCGGTTCTTCGGTCTTTGCAGCATTGTCCTGGGGCTCTTCCTGCTCTGGCTCTTGGCCTAG
- the hflC gene encoding protease modulator HflC: MNRIGFIVSSILVVLALASSTLFVVDQRQFGVVYALGQIKEVITEPGLNFKLPPPFQNVSYIDKRLLTLSSLDPEPMLTAEKQRVVVDWYVRWRITNPSEYIRNVGLDENAGAVQLNRVVRNAFQENVNKRTVRDLISVRREQLMSDVQREVLEVVKGAKPWGVDIIDVRITRVDYVEAITESVYRRMEAERKRVANELRSTGVAEGEKIRADADRQREVIVANAYRDAQKIKGEGDARAASLYGEAFGRDPQFALFYRSLEAYKQSFNKKSDVMILDPSSDFFRSMQSSGSTSNAPRR; the protein is encoded by the coding sequence ATGAACAGAATCGGATTCATCGTTTCCTCGATCCTCGTCGTGCTCGCGCTGGCCAGCTCGACGCTTTTCGTGGTCGACCAGCGCCAGTTCGGCGTGGTCTACGCCCTGGGCCAGATCAAGGAAGTCATCACCGAGCCGGGCTTGAACTTCAAGCTCCCGCCGCCGTTCCAGAACGTGTCGTACATCGACAAGCGCCTCTTGACGCTGTCCAGCCTCGATCCCGAGCCGATGCTCACGGCCGAAAAGCAGCGCGTGGTGGTCGACTGGTACGTGCGCTGGCGCATCACCAACCCGTCGGAATACATCCGCAACGTCGGCCTGGACGAGAACGCCGGCGCGGTGCAGCTCAACCGCGTGGTGCGCAATGCGTTCCAGGAGAACGTCAACAAGCGCACCGTGCGCGACCTGATCTCGGTGCGCCGCGAGCAGCTGATGTCGGACGTCCAGCGCGAGGTGCTGGAAGTCGTGAAGGGCGCGAAGCCCTGGGGTGTCGACATCATCGACGTGCGGATCACCCGCGTCGACTACGTCGAGGCCATCACCGAATCCGTCTACCGCCGCATGGAGGCCGAGCGCAAGCGCGTGGCCAACGAGCTGCGTTCGACCGGCGTGGCCGAAGGCGAGAAGATCCGCGCCGACGCCGACCGCCAGCGCGAGGTGATCGTCGCCAACGCCTACCGCGATGCGCAGAAGATCAAGGGCGAGGGCGATGCCCGCGCCGCGAGCCTGTATGGCGAAGCCTTCGGACGCGATCCGCAGTTCGCGCTGTTCTACAGAAGCCTCGAAGCCTACAAGCAGAGCTTCAACAAGAAGAGCGACGTGATGATCCTGGATCCGTCGTCCGACTTCTTCCGCTCGATGCAGAGTTCCGGCTCCACCTCGAACGCGCCGCGGCGCTGA
- the hflK gene encoding FtsH protease activity modulator HflK — translation MFNLNDGRWGRGDDSSSNGDRPAANRPDGEPPAPPPSGNNNRPRGQGPNQGPPDLDELWRDFNRKLGGLFGGRGGGERPNGGNGGGLKPDMKNAGFGLGLVAAVAVLIWLGTGFFIVNEGQQAVITQFGRYKATVGAGFNWRLPYPIQRHEVVVTTQIRSADVGRDTIVRSTGLRESAMLTEDENIVEIKFAVQYRLNDARAFLYESKAPADAVVQVAETAVREVVGKMRMDAALADERDQIAPRVRNLMQTILDRYKVGVEIVGINLQQGGVRPPEQVQAAFDDVLKAGQERERTKNEAQAYANDVVPRATGTGARLKEESEAYKARIIAQAQGDAQRFSSVLAEYQKAPQVTRDRMYTDAMQQIYSSTTKVMVDSKQNSNLLYLPIDKLMQMASQNSNAATPSDAASPNVAGSTPPQSSVIPVAPADSRARDGRSRDRDVR, via the coding sequence ATGTTCAATCTGAACGACGGCCGGTGGGGCCGTGGCGACGATTCCTCGTCCAACGGCGACCGTCCCGCCGCCAACCGGCCTGATGGCGAACCTCCGGCGCCGCCGCCTTCTGGCAACAACAACAGGCCGCGAGGGCAGGGTCCCAACCAGGGGCCGCCGGACCTCGACGAACTCTGGCGCGACTTCAACCGCAAGCTCGGCGGCCTGTTCGGCGGGCGTGGCGGTGGTGAGCGCCCGAACGGCGGCAATGGCGGCGGCCTCAAGCCCGACATGAAGAACGCGGGCTTCGGGCTCGGCCTAGTGGCGGCGGTGGCCGTGCTGATCTGGCTCGGCACCGGCTTCTTCATCGTCAACGAAGGCCAGCAGGCGGTCATCACGCAGTTCGGCCGCTATAAGGCGACCGTGGGCGCCGGCTTCAACTGGCGCCTGCCCTATCCGATCCAGCGCCACGAGGTCGTGGTGACCACGCAGATCCGCTCCGCGGACGTCGGGCGCGACACCATCGTGCGCTCCACCGGCCTGCGCGAATCGGCCATGCTGACCGAGGACGAGAACATCGTCGAGATCAAGTTCGCGGTCCAGTACCGGCTGAACGATGCGCGCGCCTTTCTCTACGAGAGCAAGGCGCCGGCCGACGCGGTGGTGCAGGTCGCCGAGACCGCGGTGCGCGAAGTGGTCGGCAAGATGCGCATGGATGCGGCGCTGGCGGACGAGCGCGACCAGATCGCTCCGCGCGTGCGCAATCTCATGCAAACCATCCTCGACCGCTACAAGGTCGGGGTCGAGATCGTCGGCATCAACCTGCAGCAGGGCGGCGTGCGTCCGCCCGAGCAGGTGCAGGCGGCCTTCGACGACGTCCTCAAGGCCGGCCAGGAACGCGAGCGCACCAAGAACGAGGCGCAGGCCTATGCCAACGACGTGGTGCCGCGCGCCACCGGCACCGGCGCCCGCCTGAAGGAGGAGTCGGAAGCCTACAAGGCACGGATCATCGCCCAGGCGCAGGGCGACGCGCAGCGCTTCAGCTCGGTGCTCGCCGAATACCAGAAGGCCCCGCAGGTCACGCGCGACCGCATGTACACCGATGCGATGCAGCAGATCTACAGCAGCACCACCAAGGTGATGGTCGATTCGAAGCAGAACTCGAACCTGCTCTATCTCCCGATCGACAAGCTGATGCAGATGGCCAGCCAGAACAGCAATGCCGCCACGCCGTCCGATGCCGCCAGCCCCAACGTGGCTGGATCCACGCCGCCGCAGTCGTCCGTCATTCCGGTCGCGCCGGCCGATTCCCGGGCGCGCGATGGCCGCTCACGTGACCGCGACGTGCGCTGA
- the hflX gene encoding GTPase HflX, with amino-acid sequence MSEPIPRKDGAVVLVGVDFGLPHFDGELEELGLLAQTAGLEPVARLVCKRKAPDAALFVGSGKAEEIRELAELYRASEVIFDQALSPAQQRNLERQLGVAVYDRTFLILEIFAQRARSHEGKLQVELARLQYLSTRLVRRWSHLERQRGGIGTRGGPGETQIELDRRMIGEAIKRTRERLSKVRRQRGTQRRQRERRDTFNISLVGYTNAGKSSLFNALVKARAYAADQLFATLDTTTRHLYLGDASRKVSLSDTVGFIRELPHGLIDAFKATLQEAVDADLLLHVVDASNPHHPEQMAEVQAVLKDIGADGVPQLLVFNKLDAIEANRRPLQLSDEINIDGVQVPRIFLSARTGEGLPAMRAELALRARPEPEEGMTPRAGAELHDAAS; translated from the coding sequence TTGTCTGAGCCAATCCCCCGGAAAGATGGCGCCGTCGTTCTTGTCGGCGTGGACTTTGGGCTGCCCCATTTCGACGGCGAGCTCGAGGAACTGGGCCTGCTCGCGCAAACCGCCGGGCTCGAACCCGTTGCTCGCCTCGTCTGCAAGCGCAAGGCGCCCGACGCGGCGCTGTTCGTCGGAAGCGGCAAGGCCGAGGAAATCCGCGAACTTGCCGAGCTGTACCGTGCCAGCGAAGTCATCTTCGACCAGGCCCTGAGTCCGGCTCAGCAGCGCAACCTCGAGCGACAGCTCGGCGTCGCGGTCTACGACCGCACCTTCCTCATCCTCGAGATCTTCGCCCAGCGTGCGCGCTCCCACGAGGGCAAGCTGCAGGTCGAACTGGCGAGGCTGCAATACTTGAGCACGCGGCTCGTTCGCCGCTGGTCCCACCTCGAGCGCCAGCGCGGCGGCATCGGCACGCGCGGCGGTCCGGGCGAAACGCAGATCGAACTCGACCGCCGCATGATCGGCGAGGCCATCAAGCGCACGCGCGAGCGCCTCTCCAAGGTCCGGCGCCAGCGCGGCACCCAGCGCCGGCAGCGCGAGCGGCGCGACACCTTCAACATCTCGCTGGTCGGTTACACGAACGCCGGGAAGTCGTCGTTGTTCAACGCGCTGGTCAAGGCGCGTGCCTACGCAGCCGACCAGTTGTTCGCCACGCTCGACACGACCACGCGCCACCTCTACCTGGGCGACGCGAGCCGCAAGGTCTCGCTGTCCGACACGGTCGGCTTCATCCGGGAGCTGCCGCACGGGCTGATCGATGCCTTCAAGGCCACCTTGCAGGAGGCGGTCGATGCCGACCTGCTGCTCCATGTGGTCGATGCCTCCAATCCCCACCACCCCGAACAGATGGCCGAAGTGCAGGCCGTGCTCAAGGACATCGGCGCGGACGGCGTGCCGCAGCTGCTGGTATTCAACAAGCTCGATGCCATCGAGGCGAACCGGCGACCGCTCCAGTTGAGTGACGAGATCAACATCGACGGGGTGCAGGTGCCCCGGATCTTCCTCAGTGCCCGAACGGGCGAAGGGCTGCCGGCAATGCGCGCCGAACTGGCGCTGCGCGCCCGTCCGGAGCCCGAGGAGGGCATGACCCCAAGGGCCGGCGCCGAATTGCACGATGCCGCCAGTTGA
- the hfq gene encoding RNA chaperone Hfq: MSNKGQLLQDPFLNTLRREHVPVSIYLVNGIKLQGQIESFDQYVVLLRNTVTQMVYKHAISTIVPGRAVNFSVTESDEAAA; encoded by the coding sequence GTGAGCAATAAAGGGCAACTTCTACAAGACCCATTTCTGAACACCCTGCGTCGAGAGCACGTGCCGGTTTCGATCTACCTGGTCAACGGCATCAAGCTGCAAGGTCAGATCGAGTCTTTCGACCAGTACGTCGTGTTGCTTCGCAATACGGTGACCCAGATGGTCTACAAGCACGCCATCTCCACCATCGTGCCCGGGCGGGCCGTCAACTTCTCGGTGACCGAGAGCGACGAAGCGGCAGCCTGA
- the der gene encoding ribosome biogenesis GTPase Der, translating into MKPVIALVGRPNVGKSTLFNRLTQTRDAIVSDFAGLTRDRHYGNGRLGRHEFIVIDTGGFEPDAGSGIFKEMAKQTRQAVAEADVVIFVVDAREGLSAQDHDIANELRRLGKPCLLVANKAEGMQDSAKLVDFYELGFGEVHGISAAHGQGIRGLVELALEPLDLPEDDEDEEEDANKPVKLAVAGRPNVGKSTLINTWLGEERLVAFDMPGTTRDAIMVPFERNGQRFELIDTAGLRRKGRVFEAIEKFSVVKTLQAIESANVVLLLLDATQGVTDQDAHIAGYILESGRAVVIAINKWDAVDSYQREQVQRQIEMRLPFLKFAALHFISAAKRQGLGPLWQSIVQAHKSATRKMSTPVLTRLLLEAVQFQAPKKSGMFRPKMRYAHQGGMNPPVIVIHGNSLEHVTDAYKRFLEARFRKEFDLIGTPLRIELKTSHNPYADKDA; encoded by the coding sequence ATGAAGCCGGTCATCGCACTGGTCGGGCGTCCGAACGTCGGCAAGTCGACGCTGTTCAATCGCCTGACGCAAACGCGCGACGCGATCGTCTCGGATTTCGCGGGACTCACGCGCGATCGCCACTACGGCAACGGCCGCCTGGGCAGGCACGAGTTCATCGTGATCGACACCGGCGGCTTCGAGCCCGATGCCGGAAGCGGCATCTTCAAGGAAATGGCCAAGCAGACGCGGCAGGCGGTGGCCGAGGCCGATGTGGTCATCTTCGTGGTCGACGCGCGGGAAGGCCTGTCGGCGCAGGACCATGACATCGCCAACGAACTGCGCCGCCTCGGCAAGCCCTGCCTGCTCGTCGCCAACAAGGCCGAGGGGATGCAGGACAGCGCGAAGCTGGTCGATTTCTACGAGCTCGGGTTCGGCGAAGTGCACGGCATCTCGGCGGCGCACGGGCAGGGCATCCGCGGCCTGGTCGAGCTTGCGCTCGAACCGCTCGATCTTCCGGAAGACGACGAAGACGAGGAAGAGGACGCCAACAAGCCGGTCAAGCTGGCGGTCGCCGGCCGTCCGAACGTCGGCAAGTCGACGCTCATCAACACCTGGCTCGGCGAGGAGCGCCTGGTCGCCTTCGACATGCCGGGCACCACGCGCGATGCGATCATGGTGCCCTTCGAGCGCAACGGGCAACGCTTCGAGCTCATCGATACGGCCGGCCTGCGTCGCAAGGGCCGGGTGTTCGAGGCGATCGAGAAATTCTCGGTGGTCAAGACGCTGCAGGCCATCGAGTCGGCCAACGTGGTCCTGCTGCTGCTCGATGCGACGCAGGGCGTCACCGACCAGGACGCCCACATCGCGGGCTACATCCTCGAAAGCGGCCGCGCCGTGGTGATCGCGATCAACAAGTGGGACGCGGTGGACAGCTATCAGCGAGAACAGGTCCAGCGCCAGATCGAGATGCGCCTGCCGTTCCTCAAGTTCGCGGCGCTGCACTTCATCTCGGCGGCCAAGCGGCAGGGGCTGGGCCCGCTCTGGCAATCGATCGTGCAGGCGCACAAGTCGGCGACGCGCAAGATGTCGACGCCGGTCCTCACCCGGCTGCTGCTCGAAGCCGTGCAGTTCCAGGCGCCGAAGAAGTCGGGGATGTTCCGGCCGAAGATGCGCTACGCCCACCAGGGCGGCATGAACCCGCCGGTCATCGTGATCCACGGCAACTCGCTGGAGCACGTGACGGACGCCTACAAGCGCTTTCTCGAAGCGCGCTTCCGCAAGGAGTTCGACCTCATCGGCACACCCTTGCGGATCGAGCTCAAGACCTCGCACAATCCATACGCGGACAAGGACGCCTGA
- the bamB gene encoding outer membrane protein assembly factor BamB encodes MNLKRYLPSARVLRTGSAVVLIAVLAACSGTPRPKPVELPANVAVMGVRQAWTVRIPAANFPLATNVAGDNVAVASSDGTVVVIDSRAGQEVWRANAGAPLVAGVGSDGTLVAVITTNNELVALQGGKVLWKQRLSAQAFTPPLVAGRRVFVQTAERTTSAWDGQTGRRLWAQQRTAENLVLKKPGVLLAVGDTLLVGVGGRLVGVNPANGTSRWEAPIAAPRGTNDVERLVDLTGSVSRVGDSVCARAYSASVGCVDAVRGALVWSKPASGADGIGGDDRFVYGTEDNGTVVAWRRADGERAWQQADMLKYHFLTAPLAVGRSLIIGDATGQVHFLSRDDGAPLNRITPDGSPIAATPVLSGNTVVVVTRNGGVFGFRPE; translated from the coding sequence ATGAATCTCAAGCGTTATCTGCCCTCGGCGCGCGTTTTGCGCACAGGGTCCGCCGTGGTCCTGATCGCCGTGCTGGCGGCCTGCTCCGGGACGCCGCGTCCGAAGCCGGTCGAACTGCCTGCCAACGTGGCCGTCATGGGCGTGCGCCAGGCCTGGACCGTGCGCATTCCGGCGGCCAACTTCCCGTTGGCGACCAACGTCGCCGGCGACAACGTCGCGGTCGCTTCGAGCGACGGCACCGTCGTGGTGATCGATTCGCGTGCGGGCCAGGAAGTCTGGCGCGCGAATGCGGGTGCGCCGCTGGTGGCGGGCGTCGGCAGCGACGGCACGCTGGTGGCCGTGATCACCACCAACAACGAACTGGTCGCGCTGCAAGGCGGCAAGGTGCTCTGGAAGCAGCGCCTGAGCGCCCAGGCCTTCACGCCGCCGCTGGTGGCGGGTCGCCGCGTCTTCGTGCAGACGGCCGAGCGCACCACCAGCGCGTGGGATGGCCAGACCGGGCGGCGCCTGTGGGCGCAGCAGCGCACGGCCGAGAACCTGGTGCTCAAGAAGCCCGGCGTGCTCCTTGCCGTGGGCGATACGCTGCTGGTCGGCGTCGGCGGCCGGCTGGTCGGTGTCAACCCGGCCAACGGCACGAGCCGCTGGGAAGCACCCATCGCCGCGCCGCGCGGCACGAACGACGTCGAGCGGCTGGTCGACCTGACCGGCAGCGTGAGCCGCGTGGGCGACAGCGTCTGTGCGAGGGCTTATTCGGCCAGCGTCGGATGCGTGGACGCCGTTCGCGGTGCGCTCGTCTGGAGCAAGCCGGCATCGGGCGCGGACGGCATCGGCGGCGACGATCGCTTTGTCTACGGCACCGAGGACAACGGCACCGTGGTGGCATGGCGCCGCGCCGATGGCGAGCGCGCATGGCAGCAGGCGGACATGCTGAAGTACCACTTCCTCACCGCGCCGCTCGCCGTGGGCCGCTCGCTGATCATCGGCGATGCAACCGGCCAGGTGCACTTTCTTTCCCGTGACGATGGGGCGCCGCTGAATCGCATCACGCCGGATGGCTCGCCGATCGCGGCAACGCCGGTGCTTTCCGGCAACACGGTCGTGGTCGTCACCCGCAACGGTGGCGTGTTCGGCTTTCGGCCGGAGTAA